The sequence GTTTGAGGAAAGGTGGATGTGCCGTGCCTGTTTCATGTAATCAAAGTCCAGTTCCCTCTTTTCGTTTGCGCCGAGGTACTTAACGATCCTTTTGTCTTCCCCGTGGATTATCACCACCGCGATTCCGGAGGGGACATCTACTACCTTTATTCCTCCTGTGTCAACCCCAATTTTCTTGAAGTATTCTATGTGAGCCCGTCCAACCTCGTCGTTCCCAACCGCCCCTATGAAGCCAGTTTTTAGCCCCATGTGAGCCAGCCATGTGATTGTGTTCCCTGCTGCACCTCCCAGCCCAAAGACCGCTTTCTTTGCCGATATCTTTTCATGGAACTCCGGGAACCTGTCCACCAGCATTATTATATCATAATTGAGGTTTCCGATCCCAATGACATCGAGCATTTTATCACCCCCTTCATTATTTGTTGTGTGGTCTTTTCTGGTTTTGGGCTTATGAATTGGACTACCACAAATTATTTAAAGTTGATTAGGTTAGCCAAAGGCGAGGTTAGAGCTTATTTTCAATCTCACGGGGGGCCAATCATGGAGGAGGTCATCAAGCGCATTGTTAATGCTGAAAAGGAAGCGGAAGCTCGGATTGAAGCGGCAAAGGCGGAAGCGAAGAAGATAATCGAACAAGCTAAATCAGAGGCCAAGCTCATTGAGGAGGAAATAATCAGAGAGGCAAACCTCCAGGGTGAGAAA is a genomic window of Thermococcus guaymasensis DSM 11113 containing:
- a CDS encoding V-type ATP synthase subunit H encodes the protein MEEVIKRIVNAEKEAEARIEAAKAEAKKIIEQAKSEAKLIEEEIIREANLQGEKLVEDARLEGEGEAKKIIEGGETEIEEMKVKATQNFENAVSVAIQLVRGS